The DNA region CCTTGCGTAGCGCGGCGACCGACTTGTGGTTGTCTTCTTTCGATAGCGCCTCGGCCGCCAGCAGCCGGCCGATCATGTCGTCCTTATTCTCGAGCTGCTTCTCCAGCATCTCTTGCGGCAGCTTGAAGTCGACGGTGGCCAGCAGCGTGTACGCAGGGTCGAAACGCACCAGCTCCGGCTTGCCGGTGAGCGGCACATAGAAGTCTTGCTCCTTGCCGGTGATCTCGACCTGGTGGTCCGTCGGCTCGCCGTCAACGTAGAAGCGCAGCTTGGAGGGGAGGTGGAACAGGCGGACCTTGTCGCTGACTTCTTGCGTCTGCTTCACGTTCACGTGGGCCAGCTTGTCTTCCGGGAGCCACTTGTAGGTGACCTTCAGGCTGGGCGTGCCGCCGTGGAAGACCCACTGGTCGAAGAACCGGTCGAGCGACTTGCCGCTGGTGTTCTCGAGCTCCTCGATGAGCTCCGCGGTCACCACGCTGGAGAGCTGGTGCCGCTTGAGGTAGCTGGTGATCGCTTGGCGGTAGACGTCTTCGCCCAACTGGCAGCGGAGCATGTACAGCACCCAGCTCCCCTTGGGGTACGCGCGGAAGTCGAACTGCTCCCACGCGTCCTTGTAGTCGCGGTACACAATGGGGCGGGTGTCTTTGGTCTCGCTGAGCACGCGGCCCGTGGCGTCGCGGTACAGGCCGTACAGCATCTCGTCGCGGCCGTACTGGTGTCCGGCGTACAGGTGGGTATAGAAGGTGGCGAAGCCCTCGTTCAGCCACAGGTGGCTCCAGTCTTTGCAGGTCACCAGGTCGCCGAACCACTGGTGGGCCATCTCGTGGGCGTCGAGGCCGTAGCTGGGGCGCACCTCGGTGATGGACTTCGGGTTGACGGTGCGGTCGGTCAGCGTGGTGAGCGAGGTGTTCTCCATGCCGCCGGAGGTGAAGTCGAGGATGGTCGCCTGGTCGTACTTCACCCACGGGAAGGGGACGCCGATCTCTTCTTCATAGAACGCCATGATCTTGCGTGTGTCGGCAAACGCGTTGGGGGCGTGCTCGGCCAGCGACGGCTGCGTGTAGAACCCCAGCGGCGTGTCGTTGTGCTTGTCTTCTAGCTTGTGGAAGTTGCCCGCCACCAGGCAGACCAGGTAGCTGACGTGCGGCTTCTCTTGGACCCAGTGCACCGCCTTGAGGCCGGTCTTGGCGTCGACCTTCTCGCCCACCTTCTTGCCGTTGGAGACGACGGTCATCCCCTCGGGGACCCGGCAGGTGACCTCGGTGATGGAGCGTTCGTTGGGGTAGTCGAAGCAGGGGAACCAGTGGGGCGCCTCATGCGTCTCGCCCTGGGTCCAGATGTGCGTGTCCCCCTCGGGGTAGCCCAGTTCCGGCGTGCGGAAGTAGAGACCCTGCTTGGGCTCGGCCGTGTACTTGACGGTAACGCTTGCGTCTTCACCGTTCTTCAAAGGTTGCTTAAACAAGATCGTCAGCTTCTTATCGGTCGACACGTACTCCTCGATCTCTTGCGTCGCCTCGACCGACTCGATCCGCAGATCGACCGCGTCGAGCACCACCTCGCGTACTTTCGCGCCGATGGGGTCGAACGTGATCGTGGTCGTCCCCTCGATAGTCCGCTGCTTGAAGTCGGGGGTGACGTCGATCGCGATCCGCTTGACGTCGACCACGCGGTCGGGGGCAAACTTGCTGCCGGTGTCGGCGTCCTCGGGCACGTCGGGGCCGGGGGCGCCGCGTTCGGCCAGCGCCCGGGCTTGTTGGCAGTA from Pirellulimonas nuda includes:
- a CDS encoding M1 family aminopeptidase; its protein translation is MPFRLILCFVLAVAASATQALAYEEACVCRYCQQARALAERGAPGPDVPEDADTGSKFAPDRVVDVKRIAIDVTPDFKQRTIEGTTTITFDPIGAKVREVVLDAVDLRIESVEATQEIEEYVSTDKKLTILFKQPLKNGEDASVTVKYTAEPKQGLYFRTPELGYPEGDTHIWTQGETHEAPHWFPCFDYPNERSITEVTCRVPEGMTVVSNGKKVGEKVDAKTGLKAVHWVQEKPHVSYLVCLVAGNFHKLEDKHNDTPLGFYTQPSLAEHAPNAFADTRKIMAFYEEEIGVPFPWVKYDQATILDFTSGGMENTSLTTLTDRTVNPKSITEVRPSYGLDAHEMAHQWFGDLVTCKDWSHLWLNEGFATFYTHLYAGHQYGRDEMLYGLYRDATGRVLSETKDTRPIVYRDYKDAWEQFDFRAYPKGSWVLYMLRCQLGEDVYRQAITSYLKRHQLSSVVTAELIEELENTSGKSLDRFFDQWVFHGGTPSLKVTYKWLPEDKLAHVNVKQTQEVSDKVRLFHLPSKLRFYVDGEPTDHQVEITGKEQDFYVPLTGKPELVRFDPAYTLLATVDFKLPQEMLEKQLENKDDMIGRLLAAEALSKEDNHKSVAALRKALNEDPFYGVRKAASEALRKLHTDEAYTALAESLDQPDPRVRLAVVEDLGKWYRPETLRRLRSVVENEENPMIVAAAVRAAGKFGGEGAQRLVARAIDEESFRNIVASAAIEAAGDLANPRLAEAALKKLETSRHGFSDRDYGAALKTTAGLYRDKKEKAPARKLIESALTDPSTAVRGAAIEALGELRDPQAIPALNTLTGVEHPRYAGAAKKAIEKIEQETPLTPQEVSELRKLVRELQEQSDKLKESVDSLKEKKEAKGEEGEDEESED